A section of the Drosophila sechellia strain sech25 chromosome 3L, ASM438219v1, whole genome shotgun sequence genome encodes:
- the LOC6610476 gene encoding P protein gives MNPIIKKYRLRLRKTERDSTTGYVFRIIRIVILLSLWTGSTIILFLHKPEELATSMVTVMPNKTALRNVKMKQDSVEIRLNGAINAYLTNHRVRTSNFSAVAVRLEWRDRGMNRSLWRTGMWMVYMYTDKKKYLQVHRVFQFSISGWQHERSLIQRTLPNDRSLESSVYDWAFAQTVISFESMSKDPVGLLLTVNSTPLKHGLGILYAALLVIGLYAIIIWDFSDRILSTLLITAMSLALLTVLGNRPTVETIVSWVDWESMMILLGNMVITSRMADTGFFDYLAVVAFRISKGHAWLLIGLLGFFVGLTSTFVDNATVVLLFCPPVIRLCEVMDLRTTLVLIIVAIYANIGGSITPVSGPPNTIIATNKMVESAGINFVRFSILMLPTALICLASTFGLIYWTMDKKIYILDEHQLNLAKKRRENIRTSFDIQLRIAELRRQPRSRMIPPAEGYFVTLATLEASNFVRKKVLLVESLLALGFAAFCFILQSVPWAIPGASLGWISILSAFLLLILIDQKDIVKVMASVEWGIMLLLASLYILTMVVDELGLIHWLGSLVLSVILRVDESYQTMVGMLLILWLSALLSAFIHNAAVAPIMVKLCTDMVVYDEGQIRLLPLIWATSMGTSYGANGTLLGSLANEFVAVVGKAHGYKITFRSFFVVGFPIMLFTVVICSIFLIIAHSIFDWH, from the coding sequence ATGAATCCAATTATCAAGAAATATCGCTTGAGGCTAAGGAAAACAGAACGGGACTCTACCACTGGCTATGTGTTTCGCATCATCCGAATTGTCATTCTACTGTCGCTCTGGACCGGATCCACGATCATCCTGTTTCTCCACAAGCCTGAGGAGCTCGCCACTTCGATGGTGACCGTGATGCCCAACAAGACGGCCCTCCGGAATGTTAAGATGAAGCAGGACTCCGTGGAGATACGACTGAATGGGGCCATAAATGCGTATCTGACGAACCACAGGGTTAGGACATCCAACTTTTCGGCTGTTGCAGTTCGATTGGAGTGGCGCGATCGAGGGATGAACCGCAGCCTTTGGCGCACTGGCATGTGGATGGTGTACATGTACACGGATAAGAAGAAGTACCTGCAGGTTCATAGGGTCTTTCAGTTCTCCATTTCGGGATGGCAACATGAGAGGTCCCTGATCCAGCGTACTTTGCCAAATGATCGTTCTCTTGAGAGCTCCGTCTATGACTGGGCCTTTGCGCAGACGGTGATCTCATTCGAGAGCATGAGCAAGGATCCGGTGGGTCTGCTCTTGACGGTGAACAGCACTCCGTTGAAGCACGGACTGGGTATACTGTATGCCGCCCTCCTGGTCATTGGTCTATATGCCATTATCATCTGGGACTTTTCGGACCGTATTCTGAGCACTTTGCTTATAACAGCTATGTCCCTGGCCCTGCTCACCGTTTTGGGGAACAGGCCCACTGTGGAAACGATAGTGAGTTGGGTGGACTGGGAGTCCATGATGATCCTGCTGGGCAATATGGTAATAACATCGCGCATGGCAGATACAGGCTTCTTTGACTACCTGGCCGTGGTCGCCTTTCGCATCTCCAAGGGTCATGCCTGGCTGCTGATCGGCCTTTTGGGATTCTTCGTGGGATTGACCTCGACTTTTGTGGACAATGCCACCGTGGTGCTTCTCTTCTGCCCACCCGTCATTCGACTATGCGAGGTGATGGACTTGAGGACCACCTTGGTGCTCATCATCGTAGCAATCTATGCAAATATCGGAGGATCCATTACCCCAGTGAGTGGGCCACCCAATACCATCATAGCGACCAATAAGATGGTGGAGTCCGCAGGAATAAATTTTGTTCGTTTCTCGATACTCATGCTCCCGACTGCTTTGATCTGTCTGGCGTCTACCTTCGGCCTAATCTACTGGACCATGGATAAGAAGATCTACATCCTGGACGAACATCAGTTGAATCTTGCAAAGAAGCGGCGAGAAAATATCAGAACCTCATTTGATATCCAGCTGAGGATCGCCGAACTGCGAAGACAGCCAAGGAGCAGGATGATCCCTCCGGCTGAGGGCTACTTCGTGACCCTGGCAACCTTGGAGGCGAGCAATTTTGTCCGCAAGAAGGTGCTGCTGGTGGAATCCCTCCTGGCCCTGGGCTTTGCCGCCTTCTGCTTCATTCTGCAATCGGTTCCCTGGGCCATTCCCGGAGCCTCTCTGGGCTGGATATCAATTTTGTCCGCCTTTCTGCTGCTCATCCTGATCGACCAGAAGGATATCGTCAAGGTCATGGCCAGCGTCGAGTGGGGCATCATGCTGCTTCTCGCCTCTCTCTATATTCTCACCATGGTCGTCGATGAACTGGGCCTCATCCACTGGCTGGGCTCCCTGGTGCTGTCCGTGATCCTCCGAGTGGACGAGTCATACCAGACCATGGTCGGCATGCTCCTGATCCTCTGGCTTTCGGCCCTGCTCTCCGCCTTTATCCACAATGCGGCGGTGGCCCCCATCATGGTGAAACTCTGCACTGACATGGTCGTATATGACGAGGGCCAGATACGCCTACTGCCGCTCATCTGGGCCACGAGCATGGGCACCAGCTACGGTGCCAATGGCACTCTCTTGGGCTCCCTGGCCAACGAGTTCGTCGCGGTGGTGGGCAAAGCTCATGGCTACAAGATCACCTTCAGGTCATTCTTTGTGGTTGGATTCCCTATCATGCTCTTCACCGTTGTCATCTGCTCGATTTTCCTAATTATTGCCCACTCAATTTTTGATTGGCATTAG
- the LOC6610477 gene encoding E3 ubiquitin-protein ligase MARCH6 produces the protein MDDLSQGDICRVCRCEAQPDRPLFYPCICTGSIKYIHQDCLMQWMRYSHKEYCELCSYPFSFQPIYAPDMPRVLPLKDVLVGLMSAVLGGARCWLHYTLVGLAWFAVVPLSAYRTYRYLFRASSFDMILTLPFDIFSVENLAADAFRGCFVVICTLLSFIGLVWLREQILHGGGPDWLERDDAPLQAAAANPAPAPAAGAAPQPQDDNNNADDNEAPAPAHNERQDAQAQGAAPAAAAPVVDADADEQNWNPMEWDRAAEELTWERLLGLDGSLVFLEHVFWIISLNTMFIFTFAFCPYCVGNFILSSMDLLQPEKPLLHFHGLITTLFGYCCIGLTLVVLHFFSRVFRMRRVCWFIGLCYIVVKVSLLSVLEIGVLPLICGWWLDICSLPLLDASLKDRKESFRAAPGTSLFVHWMFGMVYVYYFAAFVSLLREVLRPGVLWIFRNVNDPDFSPIQEMIHVPIARHIRRLVASAMIFGFAVLLMLWLPIRILQLVCPDFLPYALSGDSEVNLQLLLLQIVLPGFFEQTQTRIWLKGLLRIWCTAVAWLLGIRSYLLPAPEPDIRAAGEEGVEYAAGENANQEGAAADAAAHPPAPPPPPPPPVEPAPAPRNLAAAHQAIMQRDAPVGFQPYDKPSLFAIRLCALLALMCLSIVCAAMLTLTVPVYIGRRLMMLWSAQPGEKAAGAAAAEGAAEVVRNLDPIDPEGARKNERLLRSHELYTAEIGGYLCWIVCRAVAAVVTLLPQGRAAIVDKVKHWVRVALQYALPVLTLLGIFVLVPLLIGLLMELAVVIPLRVPLRKTPIHFLREDWALGVLYCKIAIALTLMGPDWHLKRALERAYMDGLRDFDLKFVMRDLAVPVVTTIGLALAIPYVMGHMMFPIFLADAYAQHVVARLVYPVSFIAVGSICILLFQIDQLKKLYLSIKVDKYLVGQRLVNYEHRKKQQQQQEEEKEQQRAARELRENQERDREREREQLAQEHELAELL, from the exons ATGGACGACCTGTCGCAGGGCGACATTTGCCGCGTGTGCAGATGCGAGGCACAGCCGGATAGGCCTCTTTTCTACCCGTGCATCTGCACGGGATCAATCAAGTACATCCATCAGGACTGCCTGATGCAATGGATGCGCTACTCGCACAAGGAATACTGCGAGCTGTGCAGCTACCCCTTCAGCTTCCAGCCCATCTATGCACCGGATATGCCGCGAGTCCTGCCGCTGAAGGATGTCCTCGTGGGACTGATGTCCGCCGTTTTGGGAGGCGCCCGCTGCTGGCTTCATTACACCCTGGTCGGGTTGGCCTGGTTCGCAGTGGTGCCGCTGTCTGCCTACAGGACCTACCGATACCTGTTCCGGGCGAGCTCCTTCGATATGATTCTCACGCTGCCCTTCGACATCTTCTCCGTTGAAAACCTGGCAGCTGATGCCTTTCGTGGCTGTTTTGTGGTCATATGTACGCTTTTGTCCTTCATAGGATTGGTCTGGCTGCGCGAGCAGATCCTGCATGGCGGCGGACCCGATTGGCTGGAGCGTGACGACGCCCCTCTGCAGGCAGCGGCTGCTAATCCGGCGCCTGCTCCCGCCGCCGGGGCAGCTCCACAGCCCCAGgacgacaacaacaatgcaGACGACAATGAAGCTCCGGCTCCAGCGCACAACGAGCGGCAGGATGCCCAGGCCCAGGGTGCTGCTCCAGCGGCTGCAGCTCCCGTCGTGGACGCCGATGCCGATGAGCAGAATTGGAATCCCATGGAGTGGGATCGGGCTGCCGAGGAGCTCACCTGGGAACGCCTGCTCGGACTCGATGGCTCGCTAGTTTTTCTGGAGCACGTCTTCTGGATCATCTCACTGAACACCATGTTCATCTTCACATTCGCCTTTTGTCCCTACTGCGTGGGCAACTTCATCCTGAGCTCCATGGATCTTCTGCAGCCCGAGAAACCACTGCTGCACTTTCACGGCCTGATTACCACGCTGTTCGGTTACTGCTGCATTGGATTGACCCTGGTGGTGCTGCACTTCTTCTCCAGAGTTTTCCGCATGCGGAGAGTCTGCTGGTTCATTGGATTGTGCTATATTGTGGTCAAGGTGTCGTTGCTGTCGGTGTTGGAGATCGGAGTACTCCCGCTGATTTGCGGCTGGTGGCTGGACATCTGTTCGTTGCCCCTACTAGATGCCAGCCTCAAGGATCGCAAAGAGAGTTTTAGGGCTGCTCCGGGCACCTCACTTTTTGTCCACTGGATGTTTGGCATGGTATACGTTTACTACTTCGCTGCCTTTGTATCGCTGTTGCGCGAGGTCCTGCGACCGGGAGTGCTCTGGATATTCCGCAATGTCAACGATCCTGACTTCAGTCCCATCCAGGAAATGATCCATGTACCAATTGCGAGACACATCCGGCGGCTGGTCGCTTCGGCTATGATCTTTGGATTTGCAGTACTCTTGATGCTCTGGCTGCCCATTAGAATTCTGCAGTTGGTTTGTCCGGACTTCTTGCCATATGCACTTAGTGGCGATTCAGAGGTCAATCTGCAATTGCTGCTTTTACAA ATCGTCTTGCCGGGCTTCTTCGAGCAGACCCAAACACGCATCTGGCTAAAGGGCTTGCTGCGCATTTGGTGCACAGCGGTGGCCTGGTTGCTGGGCATCCGAAGCTACTTGCTCCCAGCACCGGAGCCGGACATTCGCGCTGCTGGAGAAGAAGGCGTGGAGTATGCCGCTGGCGAAAATGCAAACCAGGAAGGCGCGGCAGCGGATGCGGCAGCCCACCCACCAgcaccacctcctccaccgccaccgccagTGGAACCGGCGCCGGCACCACGAAACCTTGCCGCCGCCCATCAGGCCATCATGCAACGAGATGCACCCGTGGGATTCCAGCCGTACGACAAGCCATCGCTGTTCGCTATCCGTTTGTGTGCCCTGTTGGCACTCATGTGTTTGTCCATCGTTTGTGCTGCCATGTTGACGCTCACGGTTCCAGTCTACATCGGTCGGCGGCTGATGATGCTCTGGTCCGCCCAGCCGGGTGAGAAGGCAGCCGGAGCGGCAGCCGCAGAAGGAGCGGCTGAAGTGGTACGAAATCTAGATCCAATCGATCCGGAAGGAGCCAGAAAGAACGAGCGACTACTGCGCTCGCATGAGCTGTACACCGCTGAGATTGGTGGCTACCTGTGCTGGATTGTCTGCCGGGCAGTAGCTGCGGTGGTCACCCTGCTGCCACAAGGCCGCGCGGCTATTGTCGACAAAGTAAAGCACTGGGTCCGAGTGGCATTGCAATATGCCCTGCCCGTTCTAACACTCCTGGGAATCTTCGTGCTGGTTCCGTTGCTGATTGGATTGCTGATGGAGTTGGCGGTGGTCATTCCCCTACGCGTTCCACTACGCAAGACACCCATCCACTTCCTAAGGGAGGATTGGGCGCTGGGAGTGCTCTACTGCAAGATAGCCATCGCCTTGACGCTGATGGGTCCGGACTGGCACTTGAAGCGGGCATTGGAGCGAGCCTACATGGATGGATTGCGCGATTTCGACTTGAAGTTTGTGATGCGGGACTTGGCTGTGCCGGTCGTTACTACCATTGGTCTGGCCCTGGCCATACCCTATGTCATGGGACATATGATGTTCCCGATTTTCCTAGCAGACGCCTATGCGCAGCATGTCGTCGCACGGCTCGTGTATCCCGTAAGCTTCATTGCGGTGGGCAGCATATGCATCCTTTTGTTCCAGATCGACCAGCTGAAGAAGCTCTACCTGTCCATCAAGGTGGATAAGTACCTGGTGGGTCAGAGGCTGGTCAACTATGAGCACCGcaagaagcagcaacagcagcaggaggaggagaaggagcaaCAGCGGGCGGCCCGCGAATTAAGGGAGAACCAGGAGAGAGATCGGGAGCGAGAGCGGGAACAGTTGGCCCAGGAGCACGAGTTGGCCGAACTTCTGTAA
- the LOC6610478 gene encoding thioredoxin, mitochondrial gives MQRQIINILGQTTRRLTSGQQIRMLSVSAPRQEIFKVQSAEDFDKKVKNSQQPVIVDFFATWCNPCKLLTPRIESIVGEQAGSIKLAKVDIDEHSELALDYDVAAVPVLVVLQNGKEVQRMVGLQDEDKIRAWVAAAVKQAK, from the exons ATGCAGCGACAGATTATTAACATTCTGGGACAGACAACGCGTCGTCTGACTAGCGGCCAGCAAATTCGCATGCTGTCAGTGTCTGCGCCGCGACAGGAGATCTTCAAAGTCCAGAGCGCCGAGGACTTCGACAAGAAAGTAAAGAACAGCCAGCAGCCCGTGATTGTGGACTTTTTCGCAAc CTGGTGCAATCCCTGCAAGCTGCTGACCCCGCGCATCGAGAGTATTGTGGGCGAACAGGCCGGTTCCATCAAGCTGGCCAAAGTGGACATAGATGAGCACAGCGAACTGGCTCTGGACTACGATGTGGCCGCCGTGCCCGTGCTAGTGGTGCTGCAGAACGGCAAGGAGGTGCAGCGCATGGTGGGCCTCCAGGACGAGGACAAAATCCGCGCCTGGGTTGCCGCCGCCGTCAAGCAGGCCAAGTAA
- the LOC6610479 gene encoding 39S ribosomal protein L23, mitochondrial has product MSTRWYPIYQRGNPQLRVFLPNFWMKLIRPTEEQPPNVVTFSVSMEMTKYDVRSYLEKIYKLPVVDVRTRIAMGETKKDQTYGYITKKDDVKLAYVTLPREESFVFPDFFSEKAEKQAKEEKSLDESKAGFRRFLDRNKKRPGTPGWFSI; this is encoded by the exons ATGTCCACGAGGTGGTATCCCATCTACCAGCGCGGCAATCCGCAACTGCGCGTTTTCCTGCCCAACTTCTGGATGAAGCTAATCCGACCCACGGAGGAACAGCCGCCCAATGTGGTCACCTTTTCGGTGTCCATGGAGATGACCAAGTACGATGTGCGCAGCTATCTGGAGAAGATCTACAAGCTGCCGGTGGTGGATGTGCGTACTCGGATTGCCATGGGCGAGACCAAGAAGGATCAGACCTACGGCTACATCACCAAAAAAGACGACGTGAAGCTGGCTTATGTAACATTG CCCAGGGAGGAGTCCTTTGTCTTCCCCGACTTCTTTTCCGAAAAGGCTGAGAAGCAGGCCAAGGAGGAAAAGTCGCTGGATGAATCGAAAGCCGGCTTCCGCAGATTTCTGGACAGAAACAAGAAACGACCCGGCACTCCGGGCTGGTTTTCCATTTAG
- the LOC6610480 gene encoding nucleolar MIF4G domain-containing protein 1 homolog, with amino-acid sequence MAKIKKKEPKAKPLTRKEQRKQKSEFKKQNKRLYFAGKTNGTQRVAAAAEALAVQSLLGKNKKKKRSEKPKIINPDEIPKEQLLSGEIDSDDDESIDSDFSDAEVDALMPAREKVEVYEPLGRKVKKTPGGAIQRQDEEAVRRKELRQQKELESKSKKQRIKQLRIENEEDDREINKLEKKLKLNKSKDKNRLVRKMFNDGLDYLLDFVLDDDEEKRKWEEKQERKKKLKEQQETEEEGMWSDEEEDEEDRNEPMDNFPEDDSGSEGEDDDEDLSGEEEQSEEDSEQEENAPKVKEDIYGRKRDAEGNILPDPVELESSAAGQKYIPPHQRALMAASAGSSEKQAEILARLLKQCKGLLNRLSEANLHKIAAGIEELYMKNSRYNMNETLTKLIQEALLGSTRTNERMVQEHMVLLAYLHAQVGSEIGAHFLQNFVEIFDGYVKNIASLEVEDKQLNNLVLVLCYMYLFKIYELNLLMELIGKLSDHLCEKSVECLLLIFQSIGFRLRKDDPLAFKTMMQKVQSQIASAPLELKENPRLRFMVDILNAVKNNNMQKLPQYDPELAENLRKRLKAMLKNDRYVVTLNITLQDLLRADKVGKWWIVGSAWTGNLDEMGSAKQKQDKNSSKSANGGFADQLLELARKQQMNTAERRNIFCIVMSAADYVDAFEKILHLALKDQRAVAYVIIHCALNEKRANPYYAHLALKFCQFNRKFQLAFQFASWDRINDIDKLSKPQIRNLASFLQHVILAAGLQLSVLKVVDFMQLDKLSFYFMKEVMVRLLLANDEREIYQTFERVAKNTKLQQFKQSVRLFLQHFLLKEDQLDKLKLKDEDRQLLQMRVDHIDKLLAYVDL; translated from the exons atggcaaaaataaagaaaaaggaGCCGAAAGCTAAACCTTTGACCCGCAAGGAGCAGAGAAAGCAAAAGTCAGAGTTCAAAAAGCAGAATAAACGCCTTTATTTCGCCGGCAAAACAAACGGTACACAGCgcgtggcggcggcggcagagGCGTTGGCAGTGCAGTCGCTACTGGGCAAAAACAAGAAGAAGAAACGGAGCGAGAAGCCGAAAATAATAAATCCAGATGAAATACCCAAGGAGCAACTTTTGTCCGGTGAGATAGACAGCGACGATGACGAGTCCATAGATTCGGATTTCAGCGATGCGGAGGTGGATGCTCTGATGCCCGCAAGGGAAAAAGTGGAAGTCTATGAACCACTGGGAAGGAAGGTAAAGAAAACGCCAGGAGGCGCCATCCAAAGACAGGATGAAGAGGCGGTCAGGCGGAAGGAACTGCGTCAGCAAAAGGAACTGGAGAGCAAGTCCAAGAAGCAGCGAATCAAGCAACTTCGCATAGAGAACGAGGAAGATGATCGCGAGATCAACAAGCTGGAGAAGAAGCTGAAGCTCAACAAATCCAAGGACAAAAACCGCTTGGTGCGGAAGATGTTCAACGATGGCCTGGACTACCTGCTTGACTTTGTCCTGGATGACGATGAGGAGAAGCGGAAGTGGGAGGAGAAGCAGGAGCGTAAGAAAAAGCTGAAGGAGCAGCAAGAAACGGAGGAGGAGGGAATGTGGAGCGATGAGGAAGAGGATGAGGAGGACAGGAATGAGCCCATGGATAACTTCCCAGAAGATGACAGTGGCTCTGAGGgtgaagatgatgatgaagacCTAAGTGGAGAGGAAGAACAGAGCGAGGAGGATTCGGAGCAGGAAGAGAATGCACCCAAGG TTAAAGAGGACATCTACGGACGCAAACGCGATGCCGAGGGAAACATCCTGCCTGATCCCGTGGAGCTCGAGTCCTCAGCCGCCGGTCAAAAGTACATACCGCCACATCAGCGAGCTTTGATGGCAGCCAGCGCGGGATCAAGTGAAAAACAGGCAGAGATACTAGCTCGCCTTCTGAAGCAATGCAAAGGTCTGCtcaatcgattgtcagaagcGAATCTGCACAAGATTGCCGCCGGCATCGAGGAGCTGTACATGAAGAACTCCCGCTACAACATGAACGAGACCCTGACCAAGTTAATTCAAGAAGCCCTTCTGGGCTCCACGCGAACCAACGAGCGAATGGTGCAGGAACACATGGTGCTGCTGGCCTACCTACATGCCCAGGTGGGCAGCGAGATTGGAGCGCATTTCCTGCAGAATTTCGTGGAGATATTCGATGGTTACGTCAAGAACATCGCTAGCCTGGAGGTGGAGGATAAGCAGCTGAATAACCTAGTACTGGTGCTCTGCTACATGTACCTCTTCAAGATCTACGAGCTGAACTTGCTGATGGAGCTCATCGGCAAATTGTCAGATCATCTTTGCGAGAAGAGCGTGGAGTGCCTTTTGCTGATCTTCCAGTCCATTGGCTTCCGGCTGCGCAAGGACGATCCACTGGCCTTTAAGACCATGATGCAAAAAGTTCAATCGCAAATTGCCAGTGCCCCACTGGAACTGAAAGAGAATCCGCGCCTGCGTTTCATGGTTGATATTCTGAATGCtgtcaaaaacaacaacatgcAAAAGCTGCCCCAGTATGATCCCGAGTTGGCGGAGAATCTGCGAAAGCGCCTGAAGGCCATGCTGAAAAATGATCGCTACGTGGTGACTCTGAACATAACCCTGCAGGACCTCCTGCGTGCTGATAAAGTGGGTAAATGGTGGATTGTGGGCTCCGCCTGGACGGGAAATCTGGATGAGATGGGATCCGCCAAGCAAAAGCAGGATAAGAACTCATCGAAGTCTGCCAACGGAGGTTTTGCGGACCAGCTACTGGAGCTGGCCAGAAAGCAGCAGATGAACACAGCCGAAAGGAGGAATATCTTCTGCATCGTCATGAGTGCCGCCGATTATGTGGACGCCTTTGAGAAGATTCTGCATTTGGCTCTGAAGGACCAGCGAGCGGTGGCCTACGTGATCATCCATTGCGCTCTGAATGAGAAGCGTGCTAATCCCTACTACGCTCATCTGGCCCTTAAGTTCTGCCAATTCAACAGAAAGTTTCAACTGGCTTTCCAGTTTGCCAGTTGGGACAGAATCAATGATATCGATAAGCTTTCCAAGCCGCAGATTCGCAACCTGGCTAGTTTTCTGCAGCACGTAATCCTAGCTGCTGGTCTGCAGCTGTCAGTGCTCAAAGTCGTGGACTTTATGCAGCTGGACAAGCTCAGCTTTTACTTTATGAAGGAAGTGATGGTTAGGCTGCTTTTGGCTAACGATGAACGCGAGATTTATCAGACGTTCGAAAGAGTGGCCAAAAACACCAAGCTGCAGCAGTTTAAGCAAAGCGTAAGGCTCTTCCTGCAGCATTTTCTTTTGAAAGAGGATCAGCTGGACAAACTTAAGCTGAAGGACGAGGATCGACAGCTTCTGCAGATGCGCGTTGATCACATTGACAAACTTTTAGCCTATGTGGACCTGTAG